One window of the Chryseobacterium sp. CY350 genome contains the following:
- a CDS encoding organic hydroperoxide resistance protein, whose amino-acid sequence MKTLYTTSVTAKGGRNGQVKSENGVLDLEVRMPKGLGGANDDFTNPEMLFAAGYAACFDSALNLIISKSKIETGETSVAAKVSIGQIDNGGFGLAAELDVNIPGVSLEKAQELTEKAHQICPYSNATRNNIEVKLSVTNN is encoded by the coding sequence ATGAAAACATTATATACAACCAGCGTTACCGCAAAAGGCGGAAGAAACGGACAGGTAAAAAGCGAAAACGGAGTTTTGGATCTTGAGGTAAGAATGCCAAAAGGATTAGGCGGAGCAAATGACGATTTTACCAATCCCGAAATGCTTTTCGCAGCAGGATATGCGGCTTGTTTTGACAGTGCATTGAATTTGATCATCAGTAAATCTAAAATCGAAACAGGAGAAACTTCGGTTGCTGCAAAAGTAAGCATCGGACAGATAGATAACGGTGGATTTGGTCTGGCCGCTGAATTAGACGTTAACATTCCCGGAGTTTCTCTTGAAAAAGCTCAGGAACTGACTGAAAAAGCTCATCAGATTTGTCCGTACTCTAATGCGACTAGAAATAATATTGAGGTGAAACTTTCGGTAACGAATAACTAA
- a CDS encoding MarR family winged helix-turn-helix transcriptional regulator — protein sequence MENHESLKLGNQLCFPLYVIAKEITGLHRPFLDEIDITYSQYLVMMVLWEKDGLTVNQIGEKLYLDSGTITPLLKRLESKGFILRKRKKEDERVVQVFLSEIGKNLQQKACEIPAKMQEKLNLSTEDLLELKETVDKILNKIQK from the coding sequence ATGGAAAATCACGAGTCACTCAAATTGGGAAATCAGCTATGCTTTCCGCTATACGTCATCGCAAAAGAAATTACCGGTTTGCACCGTCCGTTTCTTGATGAAATAGACATTACCTATTCGCAATATCTTGTGATGATGGTGCTTTGGGAAAAAGACGGATTGACGGTCAATCAGATTGGTGAAAAACTCTATCTCGACAGCGGAACTATAACACCACTTCTTAAAAGACTGGAATCTAAAGGTTTTATCCTCCGAAAAAGAAAAAAGGAAGATGAAAGAGTTGTACAAGTTTTTTTAAGTGAAATAGGAAAAAATTTACAACAAAAAGCCTGCGAAATTCCGGCAAAAATGCAGGAAAAACTGAATCTTTCAACAGAAGATCTTCTGGAACTGAAAGAAACAGTCGACAAAATTTTAAATAAAATTCAAAAATAA
- a CDS encoding NAD(P)H-dependent oxidoreductase, whose amino-acid sequence MSLIEDLNWRHAVKAYDSTKKVSEEHLNKILEAARLAPTSSGLQPFRVIVVENQELKEKMVKGALNPEVMSDCSHVLVFAAWDSYSDEKIDKVYDHHTDVRDLPRGRFSSYTDKIKEMYGAQTPDQYFAHTARQTYIALGLAMAQAAELKIDSTPAEGFSNEVVDEILGLRELGLKSVSLLYLGYRDLENDYLSHMKKVRIPMEEFIIRK is encoded by the coding sequence ATGTCGTTAATAGAAGATTTAAACTGGAGACACGCTGTAAAAGCATACGACTCAACAAAAAAAGTATCAGAAGAACATTTAAATAAAATTTTAGAAGCTGCAAGATTGGCACCTACCTCATCAGGTTTGCAACCATTCCGCGTGATTGTAGTTGAAAACCAGGAATTGAAAGAGAAAATGGTGAAAGGCGCACTAAATCCTGAGGTGATGAGCGACTGTTCGCACGTTTTGGTTTTTGCTGCATGGGACAGTTATTCTGATGAAAAAATTGACAAAGTTTATGATCATCACACAGATGTAAGAGATTTACCGAGAGGTCGATTCAGCAGTTATACCGATAAAATCAAAGAAATGTATGGTGCACAAACTCCTGATCAATATTTCGCGCACACTGCAAGACAAACTTATATTGCATTAGGTTTAGCAATGGCTCAGGCTGCAGAGTTGAAGATAGATTCTACTCCAGCGGAAGGTTTCAGCAATGAAGTGGTAGATGAAATTTTAGGTTTGAGAGAATTGGGTCTCAAAAGTGTAAGTCTTTTATATCTCGGTTACAGAGATCTGGAAAACGACTATCTTTCTCACATGAAGAAGGTAAGAATTCCGATGGAGGAATTTATTATCAGAAAATAA
- the lipB gene encoding lipoyl(octanoyl) transferase LipB, with protein MNTYQNKVVAFEDLGVKEYQSSWEYQEKLMKDIIDTKVKNRDLPEEERQTTSNHFLLVEHPHVYTLGKSGHEENMLAGIDKLKEIEATFVKVNRGGDITYHGFGQIVGYPILDLENFFTDIHLYMRNLEEVIIRTMAELGLKGERSPGETGVWLDVGKPYARKICAMGVKASRWVTLHGFAFNVNTDMRYFEYIVPCGIKDKQVTSLKRELERELTSEEVENIKLKIKKHFADVFGAELVKNNI; from the coding sequence ATGAACACATATCAAAATAAAGTCGTAGCATTTGAAGATCTTGGTGTAAAAGAGTATCAGTCTTCCTGGGAATATCAGGAAAAACTGATGAAAGACATCATCGACACCAAAGTCAAAAATCGTGACTTACCAGAGGAAGAACGCCAGACAACTTCAAACCACTTTCTTTTGGTAGAGCATCCTCATGTATATACTTTAGGGAAAAGTGGTCATGAAGAAAATATGTTGGCTGGAATTGATAAATTAAAAGAAATCGAAGCCACATTTGTAAAGGTAAACCGCGGCGGAGATATTACCTATCACGGTTTCGGACAGATTGTAGGTTATCCGATTCTTGATCTTGAGAACTTCTTTACTGATATTCATTTATATATGCGAAATCTTGAAGAAGTGATTATCCGAACGATGGCAGAACTTGGTTTAAAAGGTGAACGTTCACCAGGAGAAACCGGAGTTTGGCTTGATGTCGGAAAACCTTACGCCAGAAAAATCTGTGCGATGGGTGTAAAAGCTTCGCGCTGGGTTACTTTGCATGGTTTTGCTTTCAATGTCAACACTGATATGCGCTACTTTGAATACATTGTTCCATGTGGAATTAAAGATAAGCAAGTCACTTCGTTGAAAAGAGAATTGGAAAGAGAATTGACATCCGAAGAAGTTGAAAATATTAAACTGAAGATCAAAAAGCATTTTGCAGATGTTTTTGGAGCGGAATTGGTTAAAAACAATATTTAA
- the trpA gene encoding tryptophan synthase subunit alpha, whose translation MKKLNIYFTAGVPELEDTADIIRLIQNSGADMLEIGMPYSDPVADGPVIQKAHELALKNGMTIEKLLSQLKNIKNEIKIPIILMGYINPVLSFGFENFCRECSDSGVSGLIIPDLPPIEFEKNYQKILQIYHLNFTFLITPETSDERILYLDSLSSGFLYAVSSSSTTGNENAVLKNEDYLSRIASLPLKNPVMIGFGIKSKEDFENVTEKADGGIIGTAFVNILLNDKDWKINAIDFIHSIKN comes from the coding sequence ATGAAAAAACTAAATATATATTTCACAGCAGGAGTTCCAGAATTGGAAGATACTGCTGACATTATAAGACTCATACAAAATTCCGGAGCCGATATGCTGGAAATCGGAATGCCTTATTCTGATCCTGTTGCTGATGGGCCGGTCATTCAAAAAGCGCATGAATTGGCCTTAAAAAACGGAATGACGATCGAAAAACTTTTATCCCAATTAAAAAATATTAAAAACGAAATCAAAATTCCAATTATTTTGATGGGATATATTAATCCTGTTTTAAGTTTTGGTTTTGAAAATTTTTGTCGGGAATGTTCGGACAGCGGAGTTTCAGGTTTAATAATTCCAGATCTTCCGCCGATTGAATTTGAAAAAAATTATCAGAAAATTTTACAAATATATCATCTGAATTTTACTTTTTTAATTACACCTGAAACTTCTGACGAAAGAATTTTATATCTTGATTCTCTAAGTTCGGGATTTTTGTATGCGGTAAGTTCGTCTTCCACCACAGGAAATGAAAATGCAGTTTTAAAAAACGAAGATTATCTTTCAAGAATTGCTTCTCTCCCACTGAAAAATCCAGTTATGATCGGTTTTGGGATTAAATCTAAAGAAGATTTTGAAAACGTTACCGAAAAAGCAGACGGCGGAATCATAGGAACTGCCTTCGTCAATATTTTGCTGAACGATAAAGATTGGAAGATAAATGCCATAGATTTTATTCATTCAATAAAAAATTAA
- the trpB gene encoding tryptophan synthase subunit beta, whose product MNYKNPDQNGYYGEFGGAFVPEMLYPNVEELQNNYLNIIESEEFQVEYQDLLKNYVGRATPLYFARNLSEKYKTKIYLKREDLNHTGAHKINNALGQVLLAKRLGKHRIIAETGAGQHGVATATACALLGLECIVYMGEVDIARQAPNVGRMKMLGATVIPATSGSKTLKDAVNEALRDWINNSTTTHYVIGSVVGPHPFPDLVARFQSVISEEIKEQLHEQIGRKNPDYVIACVGGGSNAAGTFYHFVNEENVKIIAAEAGGFGVESGKSAATTFLGTLGVLHGSKSLVMQTDDGQVIEPHSISAGLDYPGIGPFHANLFTENRAEFFSINDGEALECAFELTKLEGIIPALESAHALAVLNKKKFNENDVVVICLSGRGDKDMETYLKKLEVIN is encoded by the coding sequence ATGAATTATAAAAACCCAGATCAAAACGGATATTACGGCGAATTTGGCGGAGCTTTTGTCCCTGAAATGTTGTATCCAAATGTGGAAGAACTTCAAAATAATTATTTAAATATCATAGAATCGGAAGAATTTCAGGTTGAATATCAGGATTTGCTGAAGAATTATGTCGGTCGTGCTACTCCGCTATATTTTGCGAGAAATTTAAGTGAAAAATACAAAACGAAAATTTATCTCAAACGAGAAGATCTTAATCATACAGGCGCGCATAAAATCAACAATGCTCTCGGACAGGTTTTACTGGCAAAACGACTTGGAAAACACAGAATTATCGCAGAAACCGGAGCCGGACAACACGGCGTTGCCACCGCTACAGCGTGCGCTTTGCTAGGTTTAGAATGTATCGTTTACATGGGAGAAGTTGACATCGCAAGACAAGCGCCGAATGTTGGGAGAATGAAAATGTTGGGAGCAACCGTAATTCCTGCCACTTCTGGTTCAAAAACTTTGAAAGATGCTGTAAATGAAGCTTTACGGGATTGGATTAACAACTCTACCACAACACATTACGTGATCGGAAGTGTGGTTGGTCCGCATCCTTTTCCTGATCTCGTGGCGAGATTTCAAAGTGTGATTTCGGAAGAAATTAAGGAGCAGCTTCACGAGCAAATAGGAAGGAAAAATCCTGATTACGTAATTGCCTGCGTTGGTGGAGGAAGCAATGCGGCAGGAACTTTTTATCATTTTGTAAATGAAGAAAATGTGAAAATTATCGCTGCGGAAGCAGGAGGTTTCGGCGTCGAATCAGGAAAATCTGCTGCAACTACTTTTCTGGGAACTTTGGGCGTTTTGCATGGAAGCAAAAGTCTTGTTATGCAGACAGATGACGGACAGGTTATTGAACCTCACTCAATCTCCGCGGGTCTGGATTATCCGGGAATCGGGCCTTTTCATGCCAATTTGTTCACGGAAAATCGTGCTGAATTTTTCAGCATTAATGATGGCGAAGCTTTAGAATGTGCTTTTGAACTTACAAAATTGGAAGGAATAATTCCTGCTTTGGAAAGTGCTCATGCGCTGGCCGTTCTTAATAAAAAGAAATTTAATGAAAATGATGTTGTCGTGATCTGCTTGAGCGGCCGTGGCGATAAGGATATGGAAACGTATTTGAAAAAATTAGAAGTTATCAATTAG
- a CDS encoding phosphoribosylanthranilate isomerase — protein MKVKVCGLTNLIQIQELISENIDFLGFIFYKKSPRYVLDVLNLNDISKINHFGKVGVFVNETVENIVEISKKANLNFIQLHGDENEEFILELRRKLNSKIGIIKVIRIGNQNSNVLQAIINRQPSIIDYLLFDTDSKSFGGTGETFNWKILNECEIQRPYFLSGGVSLENIENSNLLHQKPFSVDINSKFEISPGNKDVEKIKKVLYPLKSVDEICSGSKSNFIKMVENKRNKI, from the coding sequence ATGAAAGTCAAAGTTTGTGGTTTAACCAATTTAATTCAGATTCAGGAATTGATTTCTGAAAATATAGATTTTCTTGGTTTTATCTTTTATAAAAAATCTCCAAGATATGTTCTAGATGTACTAAATCTGAATGATATTTCAAAAATAAATCATTTCGGAAAAGTCGGAGTTTTTGTGAATGAAACGGTAGAAAACATTGTTGAGATTTCTAAAAAAGCAAATTTAAATTTCATACAACTTCACGGTGATGAAAATGAGGAATTTATACTAGAATTAAGGCGAAAACTGAACTCTAAAATCGGAATCATTAAAGTTATAAGAATCGGGAATCAGAATTCAAATGTCTTGCAGGCGATCATAAACAGACAACCTTCGATCATCGATTATCTTCTTTTCGACACCGATTCAAAATCATTCGGCGGAACCGGAGAAACATTTAACTGGAAAATTTTAAACGAATGTGAAATTCAGCGTCCTTATTTTTTAAGCGGCGGAGTTTCTTTAGAAAATATCGAAAACAGTAATCTTCTACATCAAAAACCATTTTCAGTAGATATCAATTCAAAATTTGAAATCTCGCCGGGAAATAAAGATGTAGAGAAAATAAAAAAAGTTTTATATCCTTTAAAAAGCGTTGATGAAATTTGTTCGGGAAGTAAAAGCAATTTCATCAAAATGGTTGAAAACAAGAGGAATAAAATATGA
- the trpC gene encoding indole-3-glycerol phosphate synthase TrpC, with amino-acid sequence MTILDKIIERKKQEIKDSKSKISVQQLKDSEFFNRKSLSLKETLKSKSGVIAEFKRQSPSKGIINNKVSPVEVVSDYENFGASAISILTDHDFFGGSFDDILSVRKEINIPILRKDFMIDEYQFYEAKSIGADVILLIAACLSPSQVMDFTELSHQLGLEVLLEIHTEDELQHYHKKIDFVGINNRNLKDFQVDLQHSVNLKNKLPKSVLAIAESGIYNTEDFSYLKEKGFDGFLMGEYFMKNENPGKSFEEFINKIS; translated from the coding sequence ATGACGATTTTAGACAAAATAATAGAAAGGAAAAAACAGGAAATTAAAGATTCAAAATCAAAAATTTCTGTACAGCAGTTGAAAGATTCAGAATTTTTCAACAGAAAATCATTATCCTTAAAAGAAACTTTAAAATCAAAATCCGGAGTTATCGCCGAATTTAAAAGACAATCTCCATCAAAAGGAATAATTAATAACAAAGTTTCTCCAGTAGAAGTGGTCTCTGATTATGAAAATTTCGGAGCAAGCGCAATTTCTATTCTGACAGATCATGATTTTTTCGGAGGTTCTTTTGATGATATTTTAAGTGTTAGAAAAGAAATCAATATTCCGATTTTGAGAAAAGATTTTATGATCGACGAGTATCAGTTTTATGAAGCAAAAAGCATTGGTGCAGATGTTATTTTGTTGATTGCAGCATGTCTAAGTCCTTCTCAGGTTATGGATTTCACAGAATTGTCTCATCAATTGGGTCTTGAAGTTTTATTGGAAATTCATACAGAAGACGAACTTCAGCATTATCATAAAAAAATTGACTTTGTCGGAATTAACAATAGAAATTTAAAGGATTTTCAGGTTGATCTGCAGCATTCTGTCAATCTTAAAAATAAGCTCCCAAAAAGCGTTTTAGCAATAGCAGAAAGCGGAATTTATAATACTGAAGACTTCAGCTATCTCAAAGAGAAAGGTTTTGACGGATTTTTAATGGGAGAATATTTCATGAAAAATGAAAATCCGGGCAAATCTTTCGAAGAATTTATAAACAAAATATCATGA
- the trpD gene encoding anthranilate phosphoribosyltransferase — translation MKEILQYLFNHHTLSKSEAKAIMIEIAQNKFNTAEITAFITVFLMRNITLDELEGFRRALLQMAVPANIDCDDTLDIVGTGGDGKNTINISTLASFVIAGAGQKVTKHGNYGASTITGSSNVLEKLGYQFHNNSEKLNEDLEKANICFLHAPHFHPALQSVVALRSSLGLRTFFNLLGPLVNPAKPKFSVIGVYNLEIARIYQYLLQKDEREFTIVHGLDGYDEISLTSDSKIITKNSEEILSTKDLGFNTLDPKSIAAGTTASESAKIFRNILEGNGSSEQNAVVVANAAVALHHTQKFGNYQECLLMAQESLVSGKALRSLNSLLS, via the coding sequence ATGAAAGAAATATTACAATACCTTTTCAATCATCACACTTTGTCAAAATCTGAAGCAAAAGCGATTATGATTGAGATTGCCCAAAATAAATTTAACACCGCAGAAATTACAGCATTTATTACCGTTTTCCTGATGCGGAATATCACCTTAGACGAACTCGAAGGTTTCCGCAGAGCTCTGTTGCAAATGGCAGTTCCTGCAAATATTGATTGTGACGACACTCTCGATATCGTAGGAACCGGCGGTGACGGAAAAAATACCATCAATATTTCTACTTTGGCAAGCTTTGTCATTGCAGGAGCAGGGCAAAAGGTAACCAAACACGGCAATTACGGAGCATCAACAATTACTGGTTCATCTAATGTTTTAGAAAAACTTGGTTATCAGTTTCATAATAATTCAGAAAAACTTAATGAAGATTTAGAAAAAGCAAACATCTGCTTTCTGCATGCTCCACATTTTCATCCTGCGTTGCAATCTGTGGTTGCTTTGCGGAGTTCACTGGGTTTGCGTACTTTTTTTAATCTGCTGGGTCCGCTTGTAAACCCTGCAAAACCCAAATTCTCGGTTATAGGAGTTTATAATCTGGAAATTGCAAGAATCTATCAATATTTACTTCAAAAAGACGAGCGCGAGTTTACAATCGTGCATGGATTAGACGGTTACGACGAAATAAGCCTCACGAGCGATAGTAAAATCATCACAAAAAACAGTGAAGAAATTCTCTCAACAAAAGATCTGGGCTTCAACACTTTAGATCCAAAAAGTATTGCTGCAGGAACTACTGCTTCAGAATCTGCTAAGATATTCAGAAACATACTGGAAGGAAACGGAAGTTCTGAGCAAAATGCCGTTGTGGTCGCCAATGCTGCCGTAGCTTTGCATCACACACAGAAATTTGGAAATTACCAGGAATGCCTTCTCATGGCGCAGGAAAGTCTGGTGAGCGGAAAAGCTTTAAGAAGTCTGAACAGCCTGCTTAGCTGA
- a CDS encoding anthranilate synthase component II: protein MKSNILNTTKILVFDNYDSFTYNLVQMIERITDQKVDVYRNDEISLEEIAMYDKIILSPGPGIPEEAGILLDLIKKYAPTKSILGVCLGQQAIAEAFGGNLINLSEIFHGVATSSKTIKKDSKLFQNLPEEIEVGRYHSWAVNSENFPEELEITAIDNDGMIMALQHKTYDVHGVQFHPESILTPEGEVIIRNFLLN, encoded by the coding sequence ATGAAAAGCAATATATTAAATACAACAAAAATTTTGGTGTTCGACAACTACGACAGTTTCACCTACAATCTTGTACAGATGATTGAAAGAATTACAGATCAAAAAGTAGATGTTTACCGTAATGATGAAATTTCATTAGAAGAAATCGCAATGTATGACAAAATCATTCTTTCTCCAGGTCCCGGAATTCCCGAAGAAGCCGGAATTTTGCTAGATTTAATTAAAAAGTATGCACCCACAAAAAGTATTTTGGGAGTATGTCTCGGTCAGCAGGCGATTGCAGAAGCTTTTGGAGGAAATCTGATCAATCTTTCTGAGATTTTCCATGGTGTAGCAACGAGCTCGAAAACAATTAAAAAGGATTCAAAACTCTTTCAGAATTTACCCGAAGAAATCGAGGTCGGCAGATATCACAGCTGGGCTGTAAATAGTGAAAATTTTCCGGAAGAGTTAGAAATCACTGCAATAGATAATGACGGAATGATCATGGCTTTACAACATAAAACTTATGATGTACATGGCGTTCAGTTTCACCCAGAAAGTATATTAACACCTGAAGGCGAAGTCATTATAAGAAATTTTCTTTTAAATTAA
- a CDS encoding anthranilate synthase component I family protein: protein MFTKKINIKTTSRTSLGDLQTPMNIYLQIRDKFRDTILLESSDIKSTDNNFSFIAINAIAGIEIKNHHEFEIKFPNENPEKRTLENIKITDLLNDFSKVFACEKTNEKIEQTAQSLFGYTSFDAVPLFEKIDFKPQSEEVEIPILRYRLYQYVIAINHYNDQMHLIENEIEGVKSEAYTLENLIKNKNSVVFPFEKIDEETSNLTDEEYLDLVKVAQKHCKRGDVFQLVLSRRFEQKFKGDEFNVYRALRNINPSPYLFFFDYGNYKLFGSSPESQLLINDNKATIHPIAGTFKRSGDIHTDLLSAEALKEDPKENAEHTMLVDLARNDLGKMGKNVTVTKLKEIQFFSHVIHMVSEVTAELEENTNPFEVVASTFPQGTLSGAPKYKALELINEYEKDSRGYYGGCIGMIGLNGDCNQAIMIRTFLSKNNTLFYQAGAGLVAKSIPENELQEVNNKLNALKKAVEKAEKLVK from the coding sequence ATGTTTACTAAAAAAATCAATATAAAAACCACATCACGAACGTCACTCGGAGACCTGCAAACTCCGATGAATATTTACCTGCAGATTCGTGACAAATTCAGAGACACCATTTTACTGGAAAGTTCTGACATCAAAAGCACCGACAATAATTTTTCGTTTATTGCTATTAACGCCATTGCCGGAATTGAAATCAAAAATCATCACGAATTTGAAATAAAATTCCCCAATGAAAATCCCGAAAAAAGAACACTGGAAAATATTAAAATCACAGATTTACTCAATGATTTTTCGAAAGTTTTCGCTTGTGAAAAAACCAATGAAAAAATTGAACAGACGGCTCAAAGTCTTTTTGGATACACGAGTTTTGATGCAGTTCCGCTTTTTGAGAAGATTGATTTTAAACCTCAAAGTGAAGAAGTAGAAATTCCTATTCTTCGTTACAGATTGTATCAGTATGTGATTGCGATCAATCATTATAATGACCAGATGCATTTGATAGAAAATGAAATCGAAGGCGTAAAATCTGAAGCATACACTTTGGAAAATTTAATTAAAAATAAAAATTCTGTTGTTTTTCCTTTTGAGAAAATAGATGAAGAAACATCTAATCTTACCGACGAAGAATATCTGGATTTGGTAAAAGTTGCCCAAAAACATTGTAAAAGGGGCGATGTCTTCCAACTTGTTCTCAGCAGAAGGTTTGAGCAGAAATTTAAAGGCGATGAGTTTAATGTTTATCGTGCGTTACGAAATATCAATCCATCACCTTATCTTTTCTTTTTTGATTACGGAAATTACAAACTATTCGGCTCCAGTCCTGAAAGTCAGTTACTTATTAATGATAATAAAGCAACCATCCATCCCATTGCCGGAACTTTTAAAAGAAGTGGCGATATTCACACCGACTTACTTTCTGCCGAAGCGTTAAAAGAAGATCCTAAAGAAAATGCGGAACATACCATGTTGGTTGATTTAGCACGAAATGACTTAGGAAAAATGGGAAAAAACGTTACCGTGACCAAACTTAAAGAAATTCAGTTTTTTTCCCACGTCATTCATATGGTAAGTGAGGTCACTGCAGAATTAGAAGAAAACACCAATCCTTTTGAAGTTGTCGCGAGCACATTTCCGCAGGGAACCCTCAGCGGAGCGCCAAAATACAAAGCTCTCGAATTGATCAATGAATACGAAAAAGATTCGCGCGGTTATTACGGCGGCTGTATAGGAATGATCGGGCTGAATGGCGATTGTAACCAGGCAATTATGATCAGAACATTTTTAAGCAAAAATAATACACTTTTTTATCAGGCAGGTGCCGGTTTGGTGGCAAAATCGATTCCCGAAAATGAATTGCAAGAGGTAAACAATAAACTTAATGCCTTAAAAAAAGCCGTCGAGAAAGCGGAAAAATTAGTTAAATAG
- a CDS encoding c-type cytochrome: protein MKKLFFTGAISLLAFSCSKKENSEIKPSSEGSAPIATSVSGKSLIEASDCMSCHNTSERMIGPSYQDIAGKYSDKDIEMLASKIIDGGSGVWGSVPMQPHPQVSKADAKKMVEYILKQKK, encoded by the coding sequence ATGAAAAAATTGTTTTTTACAGGAGCAATAAGTTTGCTGGCGTTTTCCTGTTCTAAAAAAGAAAATTCAGAAATAAAGCCATCTTCAGAAGGTTCAGCGCCGATTGCAACCAGTGTTTCCGGGAAGAGTCTTATCGAAGCTTCTGACTGTATGTCTTGTCATAATACTAGCGAGAGAATGATAGGTCCTTCTTATCAGGATATTGCAGGTAAGTATTCTGATAAAGATATCGAAATGCTGGCATCAAAAATCATTGATGGTGGAAGCGGAGTTTGGGGAAGCGTTCCTATGCAACCTCATCCGCAAGTGTCTAAAGCAGATGCAAAAAAAATGGTGGAGTATATTTTGAAACAGAAAAAATAA
- the rlmF gene encoding 23S rRNA (adenine(1618)-N(6))-methyltransferase RlmF, whose amino-acid sequence MVEKSGLHTRNLHKNPYDFEELISCVPELKHYVFKNTYGSLTINFSIPKAVKLLNKALLEHFYNVKNWDIPDENLCPPIPGRADYIHNIADLLAENLREIPVGLSVKGLDIGTGANLVYPLIAHQSYGWQMLGTDINQKSLDNAHKILVGNSDLLKDIQLKFQPDSNFIFKNILNSEDRFTFSMCNPPFHDSEESAMKGNLRKTKNLKKSKTQKPNLNFSGQQSELWCEGGELAFISKMIEESASYSSQILWFTCLVSKKENLFKLNSLLKKFKAFEVKTIDMAQGQKVSRILAWSFVPPQERRIWFK is encoded by the coding sequence ATGGTCGAAAAATCAGGACTGCACACAAGAAATCTTCATAAAAATCCCTACGATTTTGAAGAGTTGATTTCCTGTGTGCCGGAACTGAAGCATTATGTTTTTAAAAATACTTACGGAAGTTTAACCATCAATTTCAGTATTCCGAAAGCTGTAAAATTGCTTAATAAAGCTTTGCTGGAACATTTTTATAATGTTAAAAATTGGGATATTCCTGACGAAAATCTTTGTCCGCCAATCCCGGGACGTGCAGATTATATTCATAATATTGCAGATTTATTAGCAGAAAATTTACGTGAAATTCCGGTAGGTTTATCGGTAAAAGGTTTAGATATTGGAACGGGGGCTAATTTGGTTTATCCTTTAATTGCACATCAATCTTACGGTTGGCAAATGCTGGGAACAGATATCAATCAAAAATCTTTAGATAATGCTCATAAGATTTTAGTTGGAAATTCTGATCTTCTAAAAGATATTCAACTTAAATTTCAGCCGGATTCAAATTTTATATTTAAAAATATTCTCAACTCTGAAGATAGATTCACGTTTTCCATGTGCAATCCGCCTTTCCATGATTCCGAAGAATCTGCAATGAAAGGCAATCTCAGAAAAACAAAAAATCTAAAAAAATCTAAGACTCAAAAACCTAATCTCAATTTCAGCGGACAACAATCTGAGTTGTGGTGTGAGGGTGGTGAATTGGCATTTATTTCAAAAATGATTGAAGAAAGTGCATCGTATTCTTCTCAAATTCTTTGGTTTACCTGTCTGGTTTCAAAAAAAGAAAATTTATTTAAACTCAATTCGCTTTTAAAGAAATTTAAAGCTTTTGAAGTGAAAACAATTGATATGGCGCAAGGTCAGAAGGTCAGTAGAATTTTAGCTTGGAGTTTTGTGCCTCCACAAGAAAGAAGAATTTGGTTTAAGTAA